The proteins below come from a single candidate division TA06 bacterium genomic window:
- a CDS encoding type II toxin-antitoxin system HicB family antitoxin, producing the protein MKAEFTAIIEAAPEGGYWAICPEVPGANGQGETIKETKNSLRQAIELILEDRKADILRGLPEDAIQDTVLIG; encoded by the coding sequence ATGAAAGCAGAATTCACTGCTATTATTGAAGCCGCCCCTGAGGGCGGCTACTGGGCTATTTGCCCGGAGGTGCCTGGAGCCAACGGACAAGGCGAGACAATCAAGGAAACAAAGAATAGTTTACGGCAAGCTATTGAATTGATTCTGGAAGATCGCAAGGCGGACATCCTGCGCGGCCTGCCCGAGGATGCCATTCAGGATACGGTGCTGATTGGATGA
- a CDS encoding type II toxin-antitoxin system HicA family toxin — protein MKRRDMERKLRMAGCYLKREGSSHALWINPKSGVAEAVPRHPEIKEPLAKKILKNLNVECKKLV, from the coding sequence ATGAAACGGCGGGATATGGAACGCAAATTGCGGATGGCCGGCTGTTACTTAAAGCGGGAAGGCAGTTCTCATGCTCTTTGGATCAATCCGAAAAGCGGGGTTGCGGAAGCGGTTCCACGGCACCCGGAGATCAAGGAGCCATTGGCAAAGAAGATTCTGAAGAATCTAAATGTAGAATGTAAGAAGTTGGTTTGA